A stretch of DNA from Spirosoma endbachense:
GCATGATATACCACATCTCGGTTTTGCCGAAACCGCTCTTGCGCCTGGCTGCCAATTCATCATCTGGATGCACCTGAATCGAAAGGTCATCATTCGCGTCAATGAACTTGATCAACAAAGGAAAACGGTTGCCGTAGGTATCGTAAACATGTTTTCCGACCAGTTCACCTTTGTATTGCTCCACTAACTCGCGAAGGGATTTTCCCTGCAAAACGCCTTCTTTTACAATGGACACATTACCTTCTACATCAGAAACTTCCCAGGTTTCACCACAATTTGGCAGTGGCGAAAAGTCTTTCCCCAAAATGGTATTTATTTTCTGTCCACCCCAGATTTTGTCTTTAAAAATGGTCTCGAATGTAAGAGGATATAGCATGATGTACTTGAGAAATGTATAATGAACAATGAAGAATAACTCCAAAGAACGGCATTTGTTACCGTCTGTATGTATTTTTAAAGGTAGTTTTTTCAATACATAAGCCCAACAAATGCGGAGCTGTTACTTTCTCCACGCTCATTGGGCCTATGCATGTAGTCAATTTTATTCCCGTGCCGATGCCTTAAATACGCCAACCTCAGCCAGTTGAACAGGGCCATTTGCGTTGGTAATGAACAGTCTGAGTTTCGATGATTTCACCTCAGGGAACCGCAGAAGACGCTTATAACCTACAGTCGTGAAAGTCTGGAGGGGTTGCCAATCGGTGCCATTCCAATACTCAACCCGGCCGCTAGCCACCCGCTGGCCAGTGGCGATGTTCTCCTGAATCGACATCCGATCGAAGGATTTTTCCGATCCAAGCTCAATAATCAATGGCTGGTTAGCCGACACGGTTAAGAAGGTATTCAGTTGTTTATCGGTCAGCTTAGGCTGTTTAGCCACCAGATTGGTTTTGAATGTCTCGTCCAGAATGCTCCGGAATTCCCGCAGGCTGGCAATATCTGGCTCCGAAAACAACCCATCCCGATTCGGTGGTACGTTGAGCAACAGGAGGCTGTTCCGCCCAACGGACTGATAATACAGGCTTACCAGATTCTTACCCGACCGTACCTTAGCGTCTTCAGCAGCATGATAAAACCAACCCGGACGTATCGATACATCGGTCTCGGCTGGTACCCATTGTTTACCCGTTGCATCGCCCCGGTTCAGGTATTTTGAGTCTGCCTTACCCGGAGCCAGCCCTTCGGTATTGATGGTCGACCAGCAGGTTTCACCCGCATTTCCTGCTTCGTTACCTACCCACCGAACATCCGGCCCTGCATCCGAAAACATCACAGCATTGGGCTGTAATTCACGAACCAGAGCCCAGTAACCCGCAAAATCGTAGGTCATGTCTTTAGCGTTTTCACCCTTAGCACCATCAAACCAGACCTCCGAAATGGGGCCGTAGTTCGTCAGCAGTTCGCGCAGCTGGCTTTTGTAATAATCATTGTATGAGGCCGTTCCGTAACGCGGCTCATGGCGGTCCCAGGGCGAAAGATACACCCCAAACTTCAACCCAAATTCGCGGCAGGCATCAGCTACTTCCCGGACAACATCCCCTTTCCCGTTCTTCCAGGGGCTGTTTTTAACCGAATGCTCCGTCATTTTCGATGGCCACAGGCAAAATCCATCGTGGTGCTTGGCAGTAATAATAGCCATCTTGAAACCCGCATCCTTCAGTGCTTTAATCCACTGCCGGGCATCGAGTTTAGTTGGATTAAAGATGCTGGGACTTTCGGTGCCATCACCCCATTCCTTGTCGGTATAGGTGTTGACAGTGAAATGCAGAAAGGCCGTTGTTTCAAGGGGTTGCCAGGCAAGCTGGCGGGCAGATGGACGGGGTAACGCAGGACTGGTTTGCGCCTGGCATACCGTTTCGAATAGCAGGCTGATCAAAAACAAGCCCACACGACATACTGGTGTCATAGAGTCAAAAAAAAAGTAGAGCGGTTTTGTATGAACTACAAAGAAGCCAATAAATTCAGTGTGATGAGGCTTCTTCCCGGAAAAAACAATTTACCGCATCCTACGGCAGCGCAAAGGCCACATACCTGTCGCCAGACTTCGTATTCAACTTGCCGCCCCCACAGGCAATAACTACGAACTGTTTTCCTTTGATCGAGTACGTGCTGGGCGAGGCATAACCAGCTGCGGGTAACTTTGTCTGCCACAGTTGCTTACCCGTCTTTACATCAAACACCCGAAACTGCTCATCACGACTGGCAGCAATAAAAAGCAGTTTACTGGCCGTAACCAATGGTCCACCGTAATTATCCGTCCCGGTCAGCGGAATACCCCGCTTTGTCAGTTCCGGATACTCACCCAAGGGCACCTGCCAACGACGATCGCCCGTATTCAGGTCAATAGCGGTCAGCGTTCCCCAGGGCGGGGTGCTGACAGGGTATCCATTGGCGTCATACCATCGATTATAACCCGTGTGCTGATATGGAACGTCGGTCTGCTGAGTCGTTGCCACCGTCGATTGCACAGCTTTCTGATCCAGAAAGTCGATAATTGCTTTCCGTTCTGCTTCGGGTAGGTGCCCAAAAGAAGGCATCATACCGCGTCCTTTCAACAATAGTTGATTAATCTGCCCGTCGGAAAGTCGTTTATCGAT
This window harbors:
- a CDS encoding alpha-L-fucosidase; this encodes MTPVCRVGLFLISLLFETVCQAQTSPALPRPSARQLAWQPLETTAFLHFTVNTYTDKEWGDGTESPSIFNPTKLDARQWIKALKDAGFKMAIITAKHHDGFCLWPSKMTEHSVKNSPWKNGKGDVVREVADACREFGLKFGVYLSPWDRHEPRYGTASYNDYYKSQLRELLTNYGPISEVWFDGAKGENAKDMTYDFAGYWALVRELQPNAVMFSDAGPDVRWVGNEAGNAGETCWSTINTEGLAPGKADSKYLNRGDATGKQWVPAETDVSIRPGWFYHAAEDAKVRSGKNLVSLYYQSVGRNSLLLLNVPPNRDGLFSEPDIASLREFRSILDETFKTNLVAKQPKLTDKQLNTFLTVSANQPLIIELGSEKSFDRMSIQENIATGQRVASGRVEYWNGTDWQPLQTFTTVGYKRLLRFPEVKSSKLRLFITNANGPVQLAEVGVFKASARE